The following proteins are co-located in the Oceanimonas sp. GK1 genome:
- a CDS encoding uroporphyrinogen-III C-methyltransferase, whose protein sequence is MTDNKQDQQDDKQVADTADTQAQAPVTEAQPAQAAAPAKEKQPSSGKGLATVAIVLAVVLTGGLYWHGHQQGVAQAGQLAAMEARLAQQQASLDALKREQSATLGQLESAQSSVTEQVEGLSRKVLDLDSKRPNDWMLAEAEYLVRMAGRKLWLEHDAVSAAMMLANADERLAALNDPTLVPIRKALADDIASIKSVKKVDREGLVIKLNSINDQVDKLKLAGVIMARAEEPDFTVSESVSDWKENLKKSWASFTDDFVTVRRRDGNVEALLSPQQHWYLSENLKGKLLQAQLAVYREQQEVFDSALAQSEQWLQDYFADDSVRQFMLEQINQLEGQQINVDYPEQFAAQERLQQLLDDRLQRLLTGL, encoded by the coding sequence ATGACAGACAATAAACAAGATCAACAGGACGACAAGCAAGTGGCCGACACCGCCGATACCCAAGCGCAAGCCCCGGTAACCGAGGCCCAGCCGGCACAGGCCGCGGCGCCGGCCAAGGAAAAACAACCTTCTTCCGGCAAGGGACTGGCCACGGTGGCCATTGTGCTGGCGGTGGTACTGACCGGCGGTCTGTACTGGCACGGCCATCAGCAGGGCGTGGCCCAGGCCGGCCAGCTCGCGGCCATGGAAGCCCGCCTGGCCCAGCAGCAGGCCAGCCTGGATGCCCTCAAGCGCGAACAGAGCGCCACCCTCGGCCAGCTGGAAAGCGCCCAGAGCAGCGTCACCGAGCAGGTGGAAGGGCTGTCGCGCAAGGTGCTGGATCTCGACAGCAAACGTCCCAACGACTGGATGCTGGCCGAAGCCGAATACCTGGTGCGCATGGCCGGCCGCAAGCTGTGGCTGGAGCATGACGCCGTGTCCGCCGCCATGATGCTGGCCAACGCCGACGAACGCCTGGCCGCCCTCAACGATCCCACCCTGGTGCCCATCCGCAAGGCCCTGGCCGACGACATTGCCAGCATCAAGTCGGTGAAAAAGGTCGACCGCGAGGGCCTGGTGATCAAGCTCAACAGCATCAACGATCAGGTCGACAAGCTTAAGCTCGCCGGGGTGATCATGGCCCGGGCCGAAGAGCCCGACTTTACCGTGTCCGAGTCGGTGAGCGACTGGAAGGAAAACCTGAAAAAGAGCTGGGCCAGCTTTACCGACGACTTCGTGACCGTGCGCCGCCGCGACGGTAACGTGGAAGCCCTGCTCTCGCCCCAGCAGCACTGGTACCTGAGCGAGAACCTCAAGGGCAAGCTGCTGCAGGCCCAGCTGGCGGTGTACCGGGAGCAGCAGGAAGTCTTCGACAGCGCCCTGGCCCAGTCCGAACAATGGCTGCAGGACTACTTTGCCGACGACAGCGTGCGCCAGTTTATGCTGGAGCAAATCAATCAGCTCGAAGGCCAGCAGATCAACGTGGACTATCCGGAGCAGTTCGCCGCTCAGGAGCGCCTGCAACAGCTGCTGGATGACCGGCTGCAACGCCTGCTCACCGGCCTGTAA
- a CDS encoding uroporphyrinogen-III synthase, protein MIPLVVRPEPQNHRLCEALRQAGHQPVATPLLSFAPGAELAQAPRLLGELGSRDYVIAVSVAAVNFADNALKTRGQPWPDVTYVAVGEATGRALAAVGVPHALVPDDPRSEGMAALPELQNPAGCRVLILRGDGGRDMMAPTLTQRGAQVAYCEVYRRCYRDDAGEQLVKEWQRQGVDSIIITSGGLLQHLFQLAADSAKDWLLSRLLIVPSIRVTEQAKALGFTHIINAKGASNPALLSALDERKRNDRQ, encoded by the coding sequence GTGATCCCGCTGGTGGTGCGTCCCGAGCCGCAAAACCACCGCCTGTGCGAGGCCCTGCGCCAGGCCGGCCACCAGCCGGTGGCCACGCCCCTGCTGAGCTTTGCCCCCGGCGCCGAGCTGGCGCAGGCGCCCCGTCTGCTGGGGGAGCTCGGCAGCCGGGATTATGTGATTGCGGTCAGCGTAGCGGCGGTGAATTTCGCCGATAATGCCCTCAAAACGCGCGGACAGCCCTGGCCCGACGTCACCTATGTGGCGGTGGGTGAAGCCACCGGCCGGGCGTTGGCCGCCGTGGGCGTGCCCCATGCACTGGTGCCGGACGACCCCCGCTCCGAGGGCATGGCGGCCCTGCCCGAGCTGCAGAACCCGGCCGGATGCCGCGTCTTGATCCTGCGCGGCGACGGCGGCCGGGACATGATGGCCCCCACCCTGACACAGCGGGGGGCTCAGGTGGCCTACTGCGAAGTCTACCGGCGCTGCTATCGTGATGATGCCGGTGAACAACTGGTGAAAGAGTGGCAACGCCAGGGGGTGGACAGTATTATCATCACCAGTGGCGGCCTGCTGCAGCACCTGTTTCAGCTTGCGGCCGACAGCGCAAAGGACTGGCTGCTAAGCCGTTTATTGATTGTGCCCAGCATTCGCGTGACCGAACAGGCGAAGGCCTTGGGCTTCACTCATATCATCAATGCCAAAGGTGCATCCAACCCGGCGTTGCTCAGCGCCCTGGATGAGAGGAAAAGGAATGACAGACAATAA
- the hemC gene encoding hydroxymethylbilane synthase, translating to MANRIIRIATRKSLLALWQAHYVKDRLEALHEDVTVELVPMTTQGDVLLDTPLSKIGGKGLFIKELEQAMLDGRADIAVHSMKDVPVEFPEGLGLTVICEREDPRDAFVSNHYQSLDELPAGAVVGTASLRRECQIRARRPDLVVKTLRGNVQTRLRKLDDGEYDAIILAAAGLKRLALEERIAGLLSPEDSLPANGQGAVGIECRLEDAELLELLAPLDDRDTRLRVEAERAMNQGLQGGCQVPIGSYALLEGDQLWLRGLVGRPDGTEVLFDEVRGPAEQGKALGAELAKRLLAAGADKILAEVYSS from the coding sequence ATGGCAAATCGCATCATTCGTATCGCCACCCGCAAAAGTCTGCTGGCCCTGTGGCAGGCCCATTATGTCAAGGATCGGCTGGAAGCGCTGCATGAGGATGTCACCGTCGAACTGGTGCCCATGACCACCCAGGGTGACGTGCTACTCGACACCCCCCTGTCCAAGATCGGCGGCAAGGGGCTGTTCATCAAGGAGCTGGAGCAGGCCATGCTCGACGGCCGCGCCGACATCGCCGTGCACTCCATGAAAGACGTGCCGGTGGAGTTCCCCGAGGGGCTGGGGCTGACGGTGATCTGCGAACGGGAAGATCCCCGCGATGCCTTTGTCTCCAATCATTACCAAAGCCTGGACGAACTGCCCGCCGGCGCCGTGGTGGGCACCGCCAGCCTGCGCCGGGAATGCCAGATCCGCGCCCGTCGCCCCGACCTGGTGGTCAAAACCCTGCGCGGCAACGTACAGACCCGGCTGCGCAAGCTGGATGACGGCGAATACGATGCCATTATTCTGGCCGCCGCCGGCCTCAAGCGGCTGGCGCTTGAGGAGCGCATCGCCGGCCTGCTGAGCCCGGAAGACAGCCTGCCCGCCAACGGCCAGGGCGCCGTGGGCATTGAATGCCGGCTCGAGGACGCCGAGCTGCTGGAACTGCTGGCGCCGCTGGACGATCGCGACACCCGGCTGCGGGTGGAAGCGGAGCGGGCCATGAACCAGGGCCTGCAGGGCGGCTGCCAGGTGCCTATTGGCTCCTACGCCCTACTGGAAGGCGACCAGCTCTGGCTGCGTGGCCTGGTGGGCCGCCCCGACGGCACCGAAGTACTGTTTGATGAAGTCCGTGGCCCCGCCGAGCAGGGCAAGGCCCTGGGCGCCGAACTGGCCAAACGCCTGCTGGCCGCCGGCGCCGACAAAATCCTGGCCGAGGTCTATTCGTCGTGA
- a CDS encoding class I adenylate cyclase: MHANFHRLVERCEQFNQQKQARALAVMSRYGQQVFQLLPVLLHYHHPLLPGYVPGDVPAGICQFTPNGCQREFIDELCRAANGHQGLVQQQCEILGLYAMGSTSSIGQCRGSDLDIWVCYSHHMAPERVERLQQKCLLISKWAEQRRVELNLFLIPDNKFRTDNQQWVEGESCGSAQHLLLLDEFYRSHLRIAGKRLVWMFAPGKLGPDYDRFVAEQFANGTLNHDEWLDLGGFARIPAEEYFGSALWQLYKSIDSPYKAVLKTVLMEAYSHEYPDTQLLCRQLKSVFQSAEQLDGRQDHYVLMLEKVTDYLKSINDHKRLDLVRRCFYLKVSEGLDPEQRDGAQFAWRRDIMERLIGIWSWPAEKLAWLDNRANWKVDEVKAAYGELLEALMQSYRSLIQFARRNNISESINPEDIGILSRKLYAAFENLPGKVQLINLRIAPDLSEPDISLVQVPEGRTNQAGWYLYKYGLAPADIIGRRPLEHSGYAAQLVAWAHFNGLLTEHSRWHLFNQSTDLELRQLQECSRDLARVFPVRMPSPTNLALSRPCEVRNLAIFLNLERDPTALRRERTIEFGAGTSDPFSFGRQRENLAGSVDIIYRNSWDEIRTLHFDGDTAVVDALTAMLGKMHQGSSPPDTLDVFCYSRHFRSLLRTRFEQLVKECIRLRLEPIQGHQLKRLTLGTEKVGIFFERRGVSVQRMEGEPDSRRPASGQSFHALRLERHQRQPVPEVVDTYASEGLMQFFFENSGEGYNLYILDEANRTEVYHQIAGSKDELVQSINRFYTANQEQENGQSHFSHFNLPQYYEIVRVDGEVQVLTYRTSKDDRDPLRAGPA; the protein is encoded by the coding sequence TTGCACGCTAATTTTCATCGGCTCGTCGAGCGGTGTGAGCAATTCAACCAGCAGAAACAAGCGCGCGCTCTGGCGGTGATGAGTCGCTATGGCCAGCAGGTGTTTCAGCTGCTGCCGGTCTTGCTGCACTACCACCACCCCCTGCTGCCGGGTTATGTGCCCGGTGACGTGCCGGCGGGCATCTGCCAGTTCACCCCCAATGGCTGCCAGCGGGAGTTTATCGACGAGTTGTGCCGGGCGGCCAACGGCCATCAGGGACTGGTGCAGCAGCAGTGCGAGATCCTGGGGCTCTATGCCATGGGCAGCACCTCGTCCATTGGCCAGTGCCGCGGCTCCGATCTGGATATCTGGGTGTGCTATTCCCATCATATGGCCCCCGAACGGGTGGAGCGGCTGCAACAGAAATGCCTGCTGATTTCCAAATGGGCCGAGCAGCGCCGGGTCGAGCTCAACCTGTTTCTGATCCCCGACAACAAGTTCCGCACCGACAACCAGCAATGGGTGGAGGGAGAAAGCTGCGGTAGTGCCCAGCATCTGTTGTTGCTGGACGAATTCTATCGCAGCCATCTGCGCATTGCCGGCAAGCGGCTGGTGTGGATGTTTGCCCCCGGCAAGCTGGGCCCCGACTACGACCGTTTTGTGGCCGAGCAGTTTGCCAACGGCACCCTCAATCACGACGAATGGCTGGATCTGGGCGGCTTCGCCCGCATTCCGGCGGAAGAGTACTTCGGCTCCGCCCTGTGGCAGCTGTATAAAAGCATCGATTCCCCCTACAAGGCGGTGCTGAAAACCGTGCTGATGGAAGCCTATTCCCACGAATACCCCGACACCCAGTTGCTGTGCCGCCAGTTAAAGAGCGTCTTTCAGAGCGCCGAACAACTGGACGGACGGCAGGATCACTATGTGCTGATGCTGGAAAAGGTGACCGATTACCTGAAATCCATCAACGATCACAAGCGCCTCGACCTGGTGCGGCGCTGTTTCTACCTCAAGGTGTCGGAAGGGCTGGATCCGGAGCAGCGTGACGGCGCCCAGTTCGCCTGGCGCCGTGACATCATGGAACGGCTGATCGGCATCTGGAGCTGGCCGGCGGAAAAGCTGGCCTGGCTGGACAACAGGGCCAACTGGAAGGTGGATGAGGTCAAGGCCGCCTACGGCGAATTGCTCGAGGCGCTGATGCAGAGCTACCGCAGCCTGATCCAGTTTGCCCGGCGCAACAACATCAGCGAGTCCATCAACCCGGAAGACATCGGCATACTGTCGCGCAAGCTGTATGCCGCCTTTGAAAACCTGCCGGGCAAGGTACAGCTCATCAACCTGCGCATCGCCCCGGATCTGAGCGAGCCCGACATCAGCCTGGTGCAGGTGCCCGAAGGCAGAACCAACCAGGCCGGCTGGTATCTGTACAAGTATGGCCTGGCGCCGGCCGACATCATTGGTCGCCGGCCATTGGAGCACAGCGGCTATGCCGCCCAGCTGGTGGCCTGGGCCCACTTTAACGGCCTGCTGACCGAGCACAGCCGCTGGCACCTGTTTAACCAGAGCACCGATCTGGAATTGCGCCAGTTGCAGGAATGCAGCCGGGATCTGGCGCGGGTGTTTCCGGTGCGCATGCCGTCTCCCACCAACCTGGCCCTGAGCCGGCCCTGCGAGGTGCGCAACCTGGCCATTTTCCTCAACCTGGAGCGGGATCCCACCGCCCTGCGGCGGGAGCGCACCATCGAATTTGGCGCCGGCACCAGTGATCCCTTCAGCTTTGGTCGTCAGCGGGAAAACCTGGCGGGCTCGGTGGACATCATTTACCGCAATTCCTGGGACGAAATCCGCACCCTGCATTTTGACGGCGACACCGCCGTGGTCGACGCCCTCACCGCCATGCTGGGCAAGATGCACCAGGGCTCCAGCCCGCCCGATACCCTGGATGTGTTCTGTTACAGCCGTCATTTTCGCAGCCTGCTGCGCACCCGCTTTGAGCAGCTGGTCAAGGAATGCATTCGGCTGCGACTGGAGCCCATTCAGGGGCATCAGCTAAAACGACTGACCCTGGGCACCGAGAAGGTTGGCATTTTCTTTGAGCGGCGGGGGGTCAGCGTGCAGCGCATGGAGGGCGAGCCGGACAGCCGGCGTCCGGCGTCCGGGCAGTCGTTTCATGCCCTGCGTCTGGAGCGGCACCAGCGCCAGCCGGTGCCCGAGGTGGTGGACACCTACGCCAGCGAGGGCCTGATGCAGTTTTTCTTTGAGAACAGCGGCGAGGGTTACAACCTCTATATTCTGGACGAAGCCAACCGCACCGAGGTCTATCACCAGATTGCCGGCAGTAAGGACGAGCTGGTGCAGAGCATCAATCGCTTTTATACCGCCAACCAGGAGCAGGAAAACGGGCAAAGCCATTTCAGCCACTTCAACCTGCCCCAGTATTACGAAATTGTGCGGGTGGACGGCGAGGTACAGGTATTGACCTACCGCACCAGCAAGGACGACCGGGACCCGCTGCGGGCGGGCCCGGCCTGA
- the cyaY gene encoding iron donor protein CyaY, protein MNDSEFHALADAIYEHIEARIDDSGEDIECETVGGVMNLTFENGVKFVINRQEPLHQIWLATRENGHHFALQGDKWIDNRQGVELLSWLSLQAKRQGGVELAL, encoded by the coding sequence ATGAACGACAGCGAATTCCACGCTCTGGCGGACGCCATTTACGAGCATATCGAGGCACGTATCGACGACAGCGGCGAAGACATTGAATGTGAAACCGTGGGCGGCGTGATGAACCTGACCTTTGAGAACGGGGTCAAGTTCGTGATTAACCGCCAGGAGCCGCTGCACCAGATCTGGCTGGCTACCCGTGAAAACGGCCACCACTTCGCCCTGCAGGGCGATAAATGGATCGACAACCGCCAGGGAGTTGAGCTGCTGAGCTGGCTCAGCCTGCAGGCCAAGCGCCAGGGTGGCGTGGAGCTGGCGCTATAA
- a CDS encoding lipoprotein, whose protein sequence is MNKFKLTALVALVLGLSACGLKGPLTLPEPEQQPTQVEQS, encoded by the coding sequence ATGAACAAATTCAAGCTGACCGCACTGGTTGCGCTGGTTCTGGGCCTGTCGGCCTGCGGCCTCAAAGGTCCGCTGACCCTGCCCGAGCCCGAACAGCAACCCACTCAGGTTGAGCAGTCGTAA
- the lysA gene encoding diaminopimelate decarboxylase, translating to MDYFNYQDDGRLYGEACDLSRLAEQYGTPLYVYSRATLERHWHAFDRAAGEVDHLVCYAVKANSNLAVLNVLARLGSGFDIVSGGELSRVIAAGGDPKKVVFSGVGKRDDEIRFALEQGIFCFNVESVAELERINRVAGSMGMKAPVSIRVNPDIDAGTHPYISTGLKENKFGIPIEQARSIYRQAAALGNLEIHGVDCHIGSQLTELSPFLEAVDKLLALIDQLAADGIHIRHLDVGGGLGVRYDDETPPEPSHYAEELKKRLQGRHLTLVFEPGRAIAANAGVLLTKVEHLKPGEAKNFAIVDAAMNDLIRPALYSAWQAIIPVDKTLERDAAVYDIVGPICETGDFIGKDRTLSITEGDLLAVRSAGAYGFVMASNYNSRPRAAEVMVDGDQAYVVREREQLADLWRGEHLLPEA from the coding sequence TTGGATTATTTCAATTATCAGGATGATGGCCGCCTGTACGGTGAAGCCTGCGATCTTTCCCGCCTGGCCGAACAATACGGCACCCCGCTCTACGTCTACTCCCGGGCCACCCTGGAGCGCCACTGGCATGCCTTTGACCGGGCCGCCGGCGAGGTAGACCACCTGGTGTGCTACGCGGTCAAGGCCAATTCCAACCTGGCGGTGCTCAATGTGCTGGCGCGGCTGGGCTCGGGCTTTGACATCGTCTCCGGCGGTGAGCTGAGCCGGGTGATTGCCGCCGGCGGCGACCCGAAAAAGGTGGTCTTTTCCGGCGTTGGCAAGCGCGATGATGAAATCCGCTTTGCCCTGGAGCAGGGGATTTTCTGCTTTAACGTGGAATCGGTGGCGGAGCTGGAGCGCATCAACCGGGTGGCAGGCAGCATGGGCATGAAAGCCCCGGTGTCCATTCGAGTGAACCCGGATATTGACGCTGGCACCCACCCCTACATCTCCACCGGCCTGAAGGAAAATAAGTTCGGCATTCCCATCGAGCAGGCCCGGAGCATCTACCGCCAGGCCGCGGCCCTGGGCAACCTAGAAATCCACGGCGTGGACTGCCACATCGGCTCCCAGCTCACCGAACTGTCGCCCTTTCTGGAAGCGGTGGACAAACTGCTGGCGCTGATTGACCAGCTGGCCGCCGACGGCATTCATATTCGCCACCTGGACGTGGGCGGCGGTCTGGGCGTGCGCTACGACGACGAAACCCCGCCGGAGCCGAGCCATTACGCCGAAGAGCTGAAAAAGCGCCTGCAGGGCCGCCACCTGACCCTGGTGTTTGAGCCGGGCCGGGCCATTGCCGCCAACGCCGGCGTGCTGCTGACCAAAGTCGAGCACCTCAAGCCCGGCGAAGCCAAGAACTTCGCCATTGTCGACGCCGCCATGAACGATTTGATTCGTCCTGCGCTTTATAGTGCCTGGCAGGCCATTATTCCGGTGGACAAGACCCTTGAGCGTGACGCCGCCGTTTATGACATCGTGGGCCCCATCTGCGAGACCGGCGACTTTATCGGCAAGGACCGTACACTTTCGATCACCGAAGGGGATCTGCTGGCGGTGCGCTCTGCCGGTGCCTATGGCTTTGTGATGGCGTCCAACTACAACAGCCGCCCCCGCGCCGCCGAGGTGATGGTGGACGGCGACCAGGCCTATGTGGTGCGCGAGCGCGAGCAGCTGGCGGATCTGTGGCGGGGCGAGCACCTGCTGCCCGAGGCCTGA
- the dapF gene encoding diaminopimelate epimerase, protein MSTLHFSKMQGLGNDFMVVDGVTQKVFFNPEVIRQLADRHFGVGFDQLLLVEPPYDPELDFHYRIFNADGSEVEQCGNGARCFARFVRLKGLTNKDRIAVSTQKGNIVLQLEKDDQVTVNMGVPEFDPAHIPFKAQKAEKTYLVRAQEQTVLCGAVSMGNPHCVVEVDDINTDMVATLGPELENHERFPARVNVGFMQIVNAREIKLRVHERGAGETLACGTGACAAAVMGMSWGKLAERVKVQLPGGTLTIAWQGPGKPVFMTGPAKHVFDGQISL, encoded by the coding sequence ATGAGCACGCTTCATTTCTCCAAGATGCAGGGGCTGGGCAACGACTTCATGGTGGTGGACGGCGTCACCCAGAAGGTCTTTTTCAATCCCGAGGTGATCCGCCAGCTGGCGGATCGTCACTTTGGCGTGGGCTTTGACCAGCTGCTGCTGGTGGAGCCGCCCTATGATCCCGAGCTCGACTTTCACTACCGCATCTTCAATGCCGACGGCTCCGAGGTGGAGCAGTGTGGCAACGGCGCCCGCTGCTTTGCCCGTTTTGTGCGGCTCAAGGGCCTGACCAACAAGGACCGTATTGCCGTCAGCACTCAAAAGGGCAATATCGTGCTGCAGCTGGAAAAGGACGATCAGGTCACCGTTAACATGGGGGTGCCCGAGTTCGATCCGGCGCATATTCCGTTCAAGGCCCAGAAGGCGGAAAAAACCTACCTGGTGCGCGCTCAGGAGCAGACGGTGCTGTGCGGCGCCGTGTCCATGGGCAACCCCCACTGTGTGGTGGAAGTGGACGACATCAACACCGATATGGTGGCGACTCTTGGGCCGGAGCTGGAAAATCACGAGCGTTTTCCGGCCCGGGTGAACGTGGGCTTTATGCAGATCGTCAATGCCCGGGAAATCAAACTCCGGGTGCACGAGCGCGGCGCCGGTGAAACCCTGGCCTGCGGTACCGGCGCCTGTGCGGCGGCGGTGATGGGCATGAGCTGGGGCAAGCTGGCGGAGCGGGTGAAGGTACAACTGCCCGGCGGCACGCTCACCATCGCCTGGCAGGGGCCGGGCAAGCCGGTGTTCATGACCGGCCCGGCCAAGCACGTGTTTGACGGACAGATCAGCCTATGA
- a CDS encoding DUF484 family protein, whose protein sequence is MTDKSALAEAGLDESQLADYLASQPDFFVRHPQLLDALRLPHEQRGSVSLVEARMERQRQRIHQLEEEITQLMTVAGENERIFRVYLDLYPRLFDCRTPAELEQRIAHALRERLRVTAVRLVPDARWCDLPRALPGEQLDKLYRERMAGQDVYLGRLGREEKQRLFGDTLVNSCALIRIGARGEMGLLAFGSADSSHYRSGMDTLIIRQLAGFLALLLPRMVDDDHA, encoded by the coding sequence ATGACCGACAAAAGCGCCCTGGCCGAGGCCGGGCTCGATGAAAGCCAGCTGGCCGATTACCTGGCCAGCCAGCCGGACTTTTTTGTTCGCCACCCGCAACTGCTGGACGCCTTGCGCCTGCCCCACGAGCAGCGGGGCAGCGTGTCGCTGGTAGAGGCCCGCATGGAGCGCCAGCGCCAGCGCATTCATCAGCTGGAAGAGGAAATCACCCAGCTGATGACGGTGGCCGGCGAGAACGAGCGCATTTTCCGCGTTTACCTGGATTTGTACCCGCGCTTGTTTGACTGCCGGACCCCGGCGGAGCTGGAGCAGCGCATTGCCCATGCCCTGAGGGAGCGCCTGCGGGTGACGGCGGTGCGGCTGGTGCCGGACGCGCGCTGGTGCGACCTGCCCCGGGCGCTGCCGGGCGAGCAGCTGGACAAGCTGTACCGGGAGCGCATGGCGGGCCAGGACGTGTACCTGGGGCGCCTGGGCCGGGAAGAAAAGCAGCGGCTGTTCGGCGATACGCTGGTCAACTCCTGCGCCCTGATCCGCATCGGGGCCAGGGGAGAAATGGGCCTGCTGGCCTTTGGCAGCGCCGACAGCAGCCACTACCGCTCGGGCATGGACACCCTGATCATTCGCCAGCTCGCCGGGTTTCTTGCCCTGCTGCTGCCGCGCATGGTGGACGATGACCACGCCTGA
- the xerC gene encoding tyrosine recombinase XerC: MTTPELAETVADFLDYLRVERQLSPHTLDNYRRHLSAMGEQLAELHLADWRQLSVSHARGLATRLHKQGLSPRSIAAKLSALRSFCDWLVLTGRLDANPAKGVSAPKQGRPLPKNLDVDELHQLMNLDETDPLAVRDRAMMELMYSSGLRLAELVALNLGDVQFAERQVRVLGKGNKERILPVGRMALDWLQKWLSVRGELAGPDEPALFVSQQRRRITPRSVQLRLSKRGRQQALAGHVHPHKLRHSFATHMLESSGDLRAVQELLGHADLATTQIYTHLDFQHLANAYDQAHPRAKRRKDEE; encoded by the coding sequence ATGACCACGCCTGAGCTGGCCGAGACGGTGGCCGACTTTCTCGACTACCTGCGGGTGGAGCGCCAGCTCAGCCCCCATACCCTGGATAACTACCGTCGCCACCTGAGCGCCATGGGCGAACAGCTGGCCGAGCTTCACCTGGCCGACTGGCGGCAATTGTCGGTCAGTCATGCCCGGGGCCTGGCTACCCGCCTGCACAAACAGGGGCTGTCGCCCCGTTCCATCGCCGCCAAACTCAGCGCCCTGCGCAGCTTCTGCGACTGGCTGGTGCTGACCGGCCGGCTGGACGCCAATCCCGCCAAGGGGGTGAGTGCCCCCAAACAGGGGCGGCCCCTGCCCAAAAACCTGGATGTGGACGAGCTGCACCAGCTGATGAATCTGGACGAAACTGATCCATTGGCGGTGCGGGACAGGGCCATGATGGAGCTGATGTATTCTTCCGGCCTGCGCCTGGCGGAGCTGGTGGCCCTTAATCTGGGGGATGTGCAGTTCGCCGAGCGGCAGGTGCGGGTGCTCGGCAAGGGCAACAAGGAGCGCATTCTGCCGGTGGGGCGCATGGCGCTGGACTGGCTGCAAAAATGGCTGAGCGTGCGCGGCGAGCTGGCCGGCCCCGACGAGCCGGCGCTGTTCGTGAGCCAGCAGCGCCGGCGCATCACCCCCCGCAGCGTGCAGCTGCGCCTGAGCAAGCGGGGCCGGCAGCAGGCGCTGGCCGGTCATGTGCACCCCCACAAGCTGCGTCACTCCTTTGCCACTCACATGCTGGAGTCGAGCGGCGACCTGCGGGCGGTGCAGGAGCTGCTGGGCCATGCCGATCTGGCCACCACCCAGATCTACACCCACCTCGACTTTCAGCACCTGGCCAACGCCTATGATCAGGCCCATCCGCGCGCCAAGCGGCGCAAGGATGAGGAGTAA
- a CDS encoding HAD-IA family hydrolase produces the protein MRFYKRMAPISVLSFDLDDTLYDNVPVMAAAEHWLLRALRDDYPESTLLGADNLAAIKRRLIAEHPMLAHDVSACRRRVLTEGLRQQGVAPARAGELAERFYQGFIEQRGKIVVPDATHRVLSTLKQKYRLAVITNGNMPLERTELAPYFEIVLKAGPDGRMKPAPDLFQRLAERAGVSLNEILHIGDHINTDVAGAVHSGCQAVWLNDNGRTEADLQCLPQVTLTRLEQLLELL, from the coding sequence ATGCGCTTTTACAAACGAATGGCACCGATCAGCGTGCTCAGCTTTGATCTGGACGATACCCTCTACGACAACGTGCCGGTGATGGCGGCGGCCGAACACTGGCTGCTGCGGGCGCTGCGCGATGATTATCCCGAGTCCACCCTGCTGGGAGCGGACAACCTGGCGGCCATCAAACGCCGGTTGATCGCCGAACATCCCATGCTTGCCCACGACGTCAGCGCCTGCCGCCGGCGCGTGCTGACCGAGGGCCTGCGGCAGCAGGGGGTGGCCCCGGCGCGGGCCGGGGAGCTGGCCGAGCGTTTCTACCAGGGCTTTATCGAGCAGCGCGGCAAGATAGTGGTGCCCGACGCCACTCATCGTGTGCTCTCGACCCTGAAACAGAAATACCGGCTGGCGGTGATCACCAACGGCAACATGCCGCTGGAGCGCACCGAGCTGGCGCCCTATTTCGAGATTGTGCTCAAGGCCGGGCCCGACGGCCGCATGAAGCCGGCGCCGGATCTGTTTCAGCGGCTGGCGGAGCGAGCCGGAGTGAGTCTGAATGAGATCCTGCATATCGGTGATCACATTAACACCGATGTGGCCGGCGCCGTGCACAGTGGCTGCCAGGCGGTGTGGCTGAACGACAACGGCCGCACCGAAGCAGACCTGCAGTGCCTGCCCCAGGTGACCCTGACGCGGTTGGAGCAGCTGCTCGAGCTGTTATAA